Part of the Lolium rigidum isolate FL_2022 chromosome 6, APGP_CSIRO_Lrig_0.1, whole genome shotgun sequence genome, TCGCCACACCTAACGCCTGCCACCAGCACCCGTCCGTTCGTCATCCGACGGCCAGCAGCCACCCACCTGCCACCGCGAGCCATGCCGATTTGGAACGAACGATAAACTCGCGAGATGCTCCGACGGCACGATATATCATTTCGACGACCAAAGCGGCTCCTGTCCTATGGCAAACGCACGTGAGCCGCAGATGGTGCATCCGACGGCTGAGAGTTCGTCCACGATGTTTCAAGGAGTAGCGCCGTGGCGTCGCAACGGCTATAACTGGGACATCCACGCATGTTACCCGCCATATCTGtcccctccccctctctctctccacgAATCCGTAGCAGTAGTAGGCCAGCACGTCCACCACACCTTCCCAGCCTCGCAGGCGGGTCCCACCGCCAGCTTCCGGCGAGCCGCCGGCGAGCGGCATTGCGCTTTCCGAGGCAGTCTTTTGGAGTTAGTCGGCTAGTTCAACGAACGGATGGCGTCGCCGGGTGGTGGCGGGCACGCCGCGGATCGGCCGGTGCCGCTGGATGGGATCACCGTCgacagcggaggcggcggcggcggcgccagggCGCAGGGGATGGGGCTGCCTCGGCCGCCGGGGTGGATGAAGCAGCCGTCGCGGCTGGCGTCCGGGGTGCGGCAGTTCGCGTCGCGGGTGTCGATGAAGGTGCCGGACGGGGTGGCGGCCGGCATCGGCATCCGGCCGGGCGGCCTCGGCCGGATGACGCGGATGCAGTCCAGCGCGCAGGTGGGGCTCAAAGGCCTGCGCTTCCTCGACAAGACCTCCGGCGGCAAGGACGGCTGGAAGGCCGTCGAGCGCCGCTTCGACGAGATGAACAAGGGCGGACTTCTCCCCAAGGAGAGCTTCGGCAAGTGCATCGGTGAGTACCTAGCTCTAGGCTCTAGCTAGCAACAACCGACCGATTCATCATGTTCCATAGTGGTGTTGTTCATCAGAATGCTCAATCAATTGTCGGACACAGGCAACTGACTTCTAATTAGAAAATCTGTGAGTATGGGAATCTTCTGTAGTTATGCTGCGGGCATCATCTTTGCTGTATCCACCATTTTCATGATTTGCGACAGTCACGAACTGTGCCCATCTGCCCAGAGGGTTGGCAGGGCCGGCTTACCTAACTGAGATCCACTGTTTGGCCCACAAGAAACTCCTAAAATTGGCGCTTGCTGTCCCAAATGGTCCCTGCTCGGTCACAACACAAAATCAAGTACAGTAGAAGCACCCCCAATCCTTCCTAGCTGCTAATTTGGATCTTAATGATTAATGCCCATGATGCAATGTCGGGTCAAAAGAAGTAGTAATGCTTTCGTTGatcaatcaaaaaaaaaaagactaataATGGACATGCTTCTGGATACAAGGCATGGGTGACTCCaaggagttcgccggcgagctGTTCGTGACGCTGTCGCGGCGGAGGAAGATCGAGGCGGAGGCCGGCGTCAACAAGGAGCAGCTCAAGGAGTTCTGGGAGGAGATGACCGACCAGAACTTCGACTCGCGGCTCCACATCTTCTTTGACATGTAAGCTGCTAGGTCCAGTTCAGTTTACCACACCAAAGTTGGAGTTGATCAATCACCTAGATTACCAGCAACTGATGAAATTTATCCTATGTCTGTCTGACACCAACAGGTGCGACAAGAACGGCGATGGGATGCTCACGGAAGATGAGGTCAAGGAGGTGGGGAATTCGCTATCTGTATTCCCAAGCATGGGAAATAACCAACCTGTTCTTTTAGCTAGGCctccaaaataaaaataaatgaagCTGATTTGGGTACCATATTTTTACCCGACGATAGGTTATTGTGTTGAGCGCGTCGGCAAACAAGCTGGCCAAGCTGAAGAGCCACGCAGCGACCTACTCGTCGCTGATCATGGAGGAGCTCGACCCCGACGACCGTGGCTACATCGAGGTACTGTAAAAGAACTTGTATCTCCTTCTGACCAAGCGCTGCAATGGGCATGGATTTGCTTAagagttttcaaattttgaatgcAGATTTGGCAGCTGGAGACTCTGCTCCGAGGGATGGTGAGCGCGCAGGCGCCAGAGGTGAAGCTGAAGCGGACGACGTCGAACCTCGCGAGGACGATGATCCCGCTGCGGTACCGGAGCCCGCTGAAGCGGCACCTCACCAAGACCATGGACTTCATCCACGAGAACTGGAAGCGGATATGGTTGGTGACACTGTGGCTGGCCGCCAACCTTGCCCTCTTCATCTACAAGTTTGAGCAGTACAAGCACCGGGCCTCGTTCCAGGTCATGGGCAACTGTGTCTGCATCGCCAAGGGCGCTGCCGAGACACTGAAGCTTAACATGGCGCTCATCCTCCTCCCTGTATGCCGCAACACGCTAACCACACTCAGGTCCACTGCTCTCAGCCATGTCATTCCCTTCGACGACAACATCAACTTCCACAAGGTACCTACACACGGCTCGGCTCAACTCATTCAGCTGAATACCCTAGCAGTAGCTTCATCTGAATTGTGATCACAATGTCAGGTCCTCGCGGCCTCCATCGCGATCGGGACGACACTCCACACGCTCGCGCACGTCACCTGCGACTTCCCAAGGCTGATCTCCTACCCGAATGACAAGTTCATGGCCCTGCTGGGGTCGAACTTTAACTGGAAGCAGCCGACGTACCTTGACCTTCTCCAGAGCACCCCGGGGATCACCGGCATCCTGATGATCATCATCATGTCCTTCGCCTTCACACTGGCGATGCACTCCTTCAGGCGGAGCGTCGTGAAGCTCCCGTCGCCACTGCATCACCTAGCTGGCTTCAACGCCTTCTGGTACGCACACCACCTGCTGTTGGTCGCGTATATCCTCCTGGTGGTGCATTCCTACTTCATATTCCTCACCAGGGAGTGGTACAAGAAGACGGTAATCCTCACACGCCTTACTTGCATACATGCACTTTCCTTTCCTGTAAATTTGTTAATGTTGTGGGTAGAAATATAAGATGGTGATGATTTGACTTGTTTGCTCAGACATGGATGTACCTGGTAGTCCCTGTCCTCTTCTATGCCTGCGAGAGAATTATCAGAAAAGTTCGCGAGAACAATTTTGGCGTGACCGTTCTGAGGGTAGGCTGCTGAAATTCACATGATTTAGttcatttcttctcttggaaACAACATGATTTAGTTCTTTCTGACTGTCAGCTATTATTTATCAATGTTGTCACGTATTATGCAGGCTGCCATTTACCCTGGTAATGTGCTCTCTCTTCACATGAAGAAGCCACCAggtttcaagtacaagagtgggaTGTACCTGTTTGTCAAATGCCCTGATGTCTCGCCTTTCGAATGGTATCACTTCATGCTGGCTGCACATATGAACCAAGACAAATTTATCCGAGGTTCTTGCTTACAGTTAGTTTGATTATGATCTCACAGGCATCCGTTCTCCATCACTTCTGCACCTGGAGATGACTACCTGAGCGTGCATATCCGCACACTAGGTGACTGGACATCTGAACTCAGGGACTTATTCGGAAAGGTCAGTTCATGCAATACAAGAAGCAATAAGCCTATTCGTGATTGAATAATTATATGAGAGCAATTAATGTGGATTACCCCAAAATGAAGAATTATATTTCATATCTGTAGTGTTGCGAGGCACAAGTTACTTCTAAGAAGGCTACCCTTTCAAGACTTGAAACTACGGTTATCGCAGACTCTCAGATAGAGGACACTAGGTGAGGTCATATATATAACAAACAAAATTCAGTTAATTTTGAGTACAAACTTTTACTAACATATCATTATTTCTGCGCCTCTTTCAGGTTTCCTAAGGTCTATATTGATGGCCCTTATGGTGCGCCTGCACAAAATTACAAGAAATATGACATTCTTTTGCTTGTTGGTCTTGGGATCGGCGCCACTCCTTTCATCAGCATACTCAAAGATCTCTTGAACAATATAAAGACTAACGATGTAAATGTCTTTGATTGCAAAGAATTTCTCACCGTTGTGTACATATAGCTAAAGCAGAGTACGTAACTGTCAAATGAATTGATGAAACAGGAGGTGGAAAGCGTACACGGTTCTGAGATAGGCAGCTTCAAAAACAATGGGCCAGGGAGAGCTTACTTCTACTGGGTTACAAGAGAGCAAGGATCATTTGACTGGTTCAAAGGAGTCATGAATGAAGTTGCTGACAGCGACCACAGCGTACTTATCTCACTCCCTTCCTTTCATCTTCCATACAAGATGTTCAGTGACATAAACAGTGAGCTAAAAATATCGCAATTGCAGAATGTCATAGAGATGCACAATTACCTCACCAGTGTGTATGAAGAAGGCGATGCCAGGTCAGCGTTGATTGCCATGGTTCAGTCACTCCAGCATGCCAAAAATGGTGTTGATATCGTCTCTGGAAGCAAGGTATTTGTTCAGCTCTGCCTTCTCATCTGATCCCATATGTTCTTGCATCCTTATCTGACACGTCTTTTGTAGATTCGGACACATTTTGCAAGACCTAACTGGAGAAAAGTATTTGCTGATTTGGCCAATGCCCACAAGAATTCGCGCATAGGTGAGCAAGCTATATTGAATAAACACCTTATCATGACAGATTTAAACTTCACTGTGCAAAGTTAACATGTACATGAATGTACAGGTGTGTTCTATTGTGGGTCTCCAACACTCACAAAACAACTCAAGGATCTTTCAAAAGAATTCAGCCAGTCAACCACAACTCGGTTCCATTTCCACAAGGAGAACTTCTAAGACCCTACCAGAATTTTTTTAAACAGTTGCAGATATACTTGTATAGGAAAAGAAACATGATACCATTCGCAGAGTAAATATAGTTTTACAAGTTTTGTTGTACGCTGGGTTGTACAAATACATCGAAAGCTAGTGTCACCAGCATACATAGGCTGGAATATTTAGAGACATCTACATTGGAACAATGAGATTGATTCTTAGAATAATTGAGCTCCAGGTGTTGCTCCTTGCACGCGCATGTTTTCTCTCTTCAGTTTTTCTTGTCTAATTGTCTGTGCATTTCGCTTATGAACACTATTCCGAGGATCTCCAGGCATACTGCTCTTTTTTGGAGGCCTGCCTCTTTTTTTAGGTTGAATATCACTTGAGATAGTTCTATCCTTTCGAGGCCTGCCCCTCTTTCTAGGTTGATCACTAGACTTCAGGCATACTTGAGCATTTTCTCCTGTTGATGCTGATGCACTCGTGACATCATTTGATGCAGACATCTGAAGCAACCCTAGTACGTTGTTTGACTTTTGGTCATTCACTGCTACAACCATGGTCTGATTGCTCGCAACACTAGTTCCTTGGGGTAATGGAACCGTACCTGATGTTTCATTCCTTGCGCCTTCTAACATAGCATAAACTTTTTTGGGCCTGCCCACCTTAGGTTTGTAGTCAGGAACTGCACTCTGACGTTTGCATTTGTCCATAACAAGTGTTTTGAGTGGAATGGTTATGTCCAATGGTAGTAGGATCTCCTCCAGTTcggcccactcaagatcttcctgGTCTCCATCTTCATAGACAACATTGTACCAATTGCTTTGACTTTCATACTTGACAACTTTCCCCACATAATACTTATCTCCAAAGAGCTTTCTCACTTTCCGCCCTTCTAGCCATTCACCAAAGCGAGGATCGACTTGAGATCCTGGGGCATCTCTTACTGCAGGTTGTGAACCAGACGGGCAATCAGGAGGCAATTCTGGGACACCATTGATAATGATGGCAGGCTCTCTAGGTACTTTGACAACAGATGCAGTCTCTGACTCTTGCATGTCTTGAACTTCCTCCATGGCCTGAATTGCACCAGTTGTCCTTAGATTTAGCTCAAAACAGCCTGGATCACAAGGGAAATAGGAAACATCCACAAAGTAAGTCATCATAAGCAAGCATTAAGAAGTTCAAGTGAAAGTTCGCAGCACAAGTAACCAAAAACTGAGCACGTCACAGCTACATAAAAGGCATTGGCAAACACCGAGGAAGCACTGGTACATCAGACAGGTTACATACTGCCATACTGGTGTCGTCGACAATATGTATTCAGGTCTCTATACATCCTTGGTGTGTATTAGTGAAAGACATATAGCATATGTATTTCTGTTCGAAAAGGGAATTTGGGATTGTAGGCTTCAGTACAACCCCTTGAAAAGCTGTATGGTTCTTAAAGTTCCTAAGGGAAGAAGAATTACAAACTTTATTCCATGGTATCGGGGAATTTTCTGGAATTCTCGCTTCACTATTCCTCACATGGCTATATGCAAGTACATAACATGGCCAAGAACCACCGATTACATGATGCGACAAATATATGCAAATAAATGAAAATATGCAGCATGTGATGAAGAAAAAAATACAATTTAATGATTTGAGATCAAACTGATGTCTCATTTGTttcctccttgtttctttttgatGCATGATCCTCGGCTAGTTACATGTGGTCTTTGCATCTTTGGAACTTGCATGAGGCAATGCATGAGGGTCATAATGATCTAGATCAGACCACAACTCTAGCAACATACTCCAGCACGGAGTGTTCCCCATGTCTCAGATCACTGAG contains:
- the LOC124663035 gene encoding putative respiratory burst oxidase homolog protein H; this encodes MASPGGGGHAADRPVPLDGITVDSGGGGGGARAQGMGLPRPPGWMKQPSRLASGVRQFASRVSMKVPDGVAAGIGIRPGGLGRMTRMQSSAQVGLKGLRFLDKTSGGKDGWKAVERRFDEMNKGGLLPKESFGKCIGMGDSKEFAGELFVTLSRRRKIEAEAGVNKEQLKEFWEEMTDQNFDSRLHIFFDMCDKNGDGMLTEDEVKEVIVLSASANKLAKLKSHAATYSSLIMEELDPDDRGYIEIWQLETLLRGMVSAQAPEVKLKRTTSNLARTMIPLRYRSPLKRHLTKTMDFIHENWKRIWLVTLWLAANLALFIYKFEQYKHRASFQVMGNCVCIAKGAAETLKLNMALILLPVCRNTLTTLRSTALSHVIPFDDNINFHKVLAASIAIGTTLHTLAHVTCDFPRLISYPNDKFMALLGSNFNWKQPTYLDLLQSTPGITGILMIIIMSFAFTLAMHSFRRSVVKLPSPLHHLAGFNAFWYAHHLLLVAYILLVVHSYFIFLTREWYKKTTWMYLVVPVLFYACERIIRKVRENNFGVTVLRAAIYPGNVLSLHMKKPPGFKYKSGMYLFVKCPDVSPFEWHPFSITSAPGDDYLSVHIRTLGDWTSELRDLFGKCCEAQVTSKKATLSRLETTVIADSQIEDTRFPKVYIDGPYGAPAQNYKKYDILLLVGLGIGATPFISILKDLLNNIKTNDEVESVHGSEIGSFKNNGPGRAYFYWVTREQGSFDWFKGVMNEVADSDHSNVIEMHNYLTSVYEEGDARSALIAMVQSLQHAKNGVDIVSGSKIRTHFARPNWRKVFADLANAHKNSRIGVFYCGSPTLTKQLKDLSKEFSQSTTTRFHFHKENF
- the LOC124665743 gene encoding uncharacterized protein LOC124665743, encoding MEEVQDMQESETASVVKVPREPAIIINGVPELPPDCPSGSQPAVRDAPGSQVDPRFGEWLEGRKVRKLFGDKYYVGKVVKYESQSNWYNVVYEDGDQEDLEWAELEEILLPLDITIPLKTLVMDKCKRQSAVPDYKPKVGRPKKVYAMLEGARNETSGTVPLPQGTSVASNQTMVVAVNDQKSNNVLGLLQMSASNDVTSASASTGENAQVCLKSSDQPRKRGRPRKDRTISSDIQPKKRGRPPKKSSMPGDPRNSVHKRNAQTIRQEKLKRENMRVQGATPGAQLF